One segment of Pseudobacteriovorax antillogorgiicola DNA contains the following:
- a CDS encoding Spy/CpxP family protein refolding chaperone, with protein MKLYQWILMTALVAAPSLSMARGGHHKHWKEMMSQLDLSEEQRTKIKDIRQSSRDEHKETRKTLKETRRSFEELLGSDAAESEIRKAHETLQGLKAKMAEKRFENMMAIRAILTPEQRKKFHELRPKKGRHHRNHDNDDD; from the coding sequence ATGAAACTGTACCAATGGATTCTGATGACAGCTCTCGTTGCAGCTCCCAGCCTATCGATGGCTCGGGGCGGTCACCATAAGCATTGGAAAGAGATGATGTCCCAGCTTGATCTAAGCGAAGAGCAACGGACTAAGATTAAAGATATACGCCAGTCGTCTCGGGACGAGCATAAGGAAACCCGTAAAACTCTCAAGGAAACTCGGCGGTCGTTCGAAGAGCTATTAGGAAGCGATGCCGCTGAAAGTGAAATTCGTAAGGCCCATGAAACCCTACAAGGTCTCAAGGCGAAGATGGCAGAGAAACGATTCGAGAACATGATGGCGATCCGTGCAATTTTAACTCCTGAGCAACGAAAGAAGTTTCATGAGCTACGTCCTAAAAAAGGCCGCCACCACCGCAACCATGACAACGACGACGATTAA